ACACATCGGTAAAGCAAGCCGACGAAAAAGCAGCCACTATTAACTTTATCTCTCATTGAGGAAGTAACCATGAACTCACCACTCACCCAAGGCGTTCACCATATTGGTTTGACGGTATCAGCATTGGAAGAAAGCGCGCACTTTTTTACCACGCTTCTGGGATGGAAAGAGGTAAAACGAAAAGAGGATTATCCCGCCATTTTTGTCAGCGATGGCACGATAATGCTCACACTTTGGCAGGCACAAACCAGCGAGCCGGTTCAGTTTGATCGAAAAAATCATATCGGCTTGCATCATCTTGCCATTAAGGTTGATAGCAAAGCGATGCTGTTTGAGATCGCTGAGAAATTATCAGCGCATAACATCAACATTGAATTCGCGCCCGCTCTGGCTAGTGGTGGCCCAGCCATGCATATGATGTGCTATGAGCCAAGCGGGATCCGCATCGAGTTTTACTGGTCAGGTCAATAAGTGAGACCTAAGAACACCTGACTCATGCGCCACATCAATAATAGCGCTGATATCTCCGCCGCCAACCCTGATTTAAAATTGACCAAAATCAATAAAAAATCAGTAAATACCTTAATTTACCTTTCTATACTCCCCGTCTTTTGACCTTCCCGTAGGGGGAAGGTGTAACGTCATAGCCTGTGATTCCAGATGATGACTCTATTGAGGGGAAATGATGATGAAGCTAAAGATGATAGCGGCGCTACTCGGTCTGACATTAAGCGGTTCAGGTTTTGCAGCAACAGCTGACGCTAACGCGTTTCTGGCTAAACAAGGGCTGGCGGGGAAAACGGTCGAGCAGATCGTCGATGCTATCGATCAATCGCCGCAGGCAAGACCGCTACCCTACAGCGCGTCGATTACCAGCAAAGCACTGAAATTATCCGATGGGCAGCAGCAGTATAGCTATCCGCTGGGAAATAAATTCTATCTTTCATTCGCCCCCTATATTCAGCAAACCCACCCTTGCTTTAACCACAGTTTATCCGGCTGTCAGGGGGAGCTTGCTAATACCGCATTTGACGTAAAAATCACGGATAAAGCGGGCAATGT
The nucleotide sequence above comes from Pectobacterium brasiliense. Encoded proteins:
- a CDS encoding VOC family protein, translating into MNSPLTQGVHHIGLTVSALEESAHFFTTLLGWKEVKRKEDYPAIFVSDGTIMLTLWQAQTSEPVQFDRKNHIGLHHLAIKVDSKAMLFEIAEKLSAHNINIEFAPALASGGPAMHMMCYEPSGIRIEFYWSGQ
- the cueP gene encoding copper-binding periplasmic metallochaperone CueP is translated as MMKLKMIAALLGLTLSGSGFAATADANAFLAKQGLAGKTVEQIVDAIDQSPQARPLPYSASITSKALKLSDGQQQYSYPLGNKFYLSFAPYIQQTHPCFNHSLSGCQGELANTAFDVKITDKAGNVIVQKTLNSHQNGFVGVWLPRNIEGTINVTYQGRVASSPFATYDDSQTCMTTLPLKEA